One region of Heterodontus francisci isolate sHetFra1 unplaced genomic scaffold, sHetFra1.hap1 HAP1_SCAFFOLD_61, whole genome shotgun sequence genomic DNA includes:
- the LOC137363425 gene encoding histone H2AX-like, with protein sequence MSGRGKTGRKARSKAKSRSSRAGLQFLVDHDQRLLRKGNYAERVGAGAPVYLAAVLEYLTAEILELAGNVARDNTKTRIIPRHLQLAVRNNEELIKLLGDVTIAQGGVLPNIQALLLPKKTSA encoded by the coding sequence atgtctggaagaggaaagaccggcaggaaagctcggtccaaggccaagtctcgctcctcccgggctggactgcagttcctggtggacCATGATcaaaggctcctgagaaagggcaactatgctgagcgtgtgggtgccggagccccggtctatctggctgctgtgctcgagtatctgaccgctgaaatcctcgagctggccggtaacgtggcccgggacaacacgaagacccgcatcatccccagacacctgcagctggccgtccgcaacaacgaggagctcatcaagctgctgggagacgtgaccatcgctcagggcggggtgctgcccaatatccaggccttgctgctgcccaagaaaaccagcgcg